Proteins from a single region of Oryza brachyantha chromosome 6, ObraRS2, whole genome shotgun sequence:
- the LOC102722687 gene encoding uncharacterized protein LOC102722687, producing MDRLPDALLEEILLRLPACGVVRCLAVCKSWRATVSAPTFRRALAERPAAATVAKVVAAWAAYPGDGTNRDAVLIGSLFRGDVHEAPPCRFGLTLLAPTFSILDSQVLGSWDGVICIERGGPPMGSSRWILPLCWLNIFRPREYVLWNPFTRACTVVSPPEYDDDDGGHGVIIGAYAHPDTMRFHLLHAVGKAATLGLFVPAVFRVWRVGDDDAAGGWREIPMLDDADQVQGGEATRTISIKMHSARSVSLHGNLHWLVRRASDRRLQVLVFEPARERFRLMEAPPAFQGKQEDLARSRIVALSNGKLCAVVIAPATSTMEIWALYDYHCSSLRSWRLTDRVSLVMPDRHDVSAAFTSATQVEVAHGDAEGEEVMVRQDGRIDAYSLRRRVWSRLDVSRSDPYPMDVSLLAHRGSVVPHDVSFGEKSRLLQHTINIHGHRCYCL from the coding sequence ATGGACAGGCTACCCGATGCACTGCTCGAGGAGATCCTGCTCCGCCTGCCGGCGTGCGGCGTCGTGCGCTGCCTGGCCGTCTGCAAGTCGTGGCGCGCCACCGTCTCCGCCCCGACCTtccgccgcgcgctcgccgagcgcccggccgccgccaccgttgccaaggtcgtcgccgcctggGCGGCCTATCCCGGCGACGGCACCAATCGTGATGCCGTGCTCATTGGCTCGTTGTTCCGCGGCGACGTCCACGAGGCGCCGCCGTGTCGGTTCGGCCTCACGCTCCTCGCGCCGACGTTCTCCATCCTTGACAGCCAGGTCCTCGGCTCCTGGGACGGCGTGATCTGCATCGAGCGCGGTGGTCCTCCGATGGGGAGCTCCCGCTGGATCCTGCCTCTGTGCTGGCTCAACATCTTCCGTCCCCGGGAGTATGTGCTCTGGAACCCGTTCACCAGGGCCTGCACCGTCGTCTCTCCCCCGGAatatgacgacgacgacggaggcCACGGCGTGATCATCGGCGCCTACGCCCACCCGGACACCATGCGCTTCCACCTCCTCCATGCCGTCGGCAAGGCGGCAACTCTCGGCCTGTTTGTCCCGGCCGTCTTCCGGGTCTGgcgagtcggggacgacgacgccgccggcggctggcgcgAGATTCCCATGCTGGACGACGCAGATCAAGTGCAAGGCGGAGAAGCGACGAGAACCATCTCTATCAAGATGCACAGCGCCCGATCGGTCAGCTTGCACGGCAACCTGCACTGGCTGGTGCGGCGGGCCTCGGACCGACGGCTGCAGGTGCTCGTGTTCGAGCCGGCGCGCGAGAGGTTCCGGCTGAtggaggcgccgccggcctTCCAAGGGAAGCAGGAAGACCTGGCAAGATCGCGGATCGTCGCCCTGTCCAACGGCAAGCTCTGCGCCGTCGTCATCGCACCGGCGACCAGCACCATGGAGATCTGGGCGCTGTACGACTACCACTGTTCCAGCTTGCGGAGCTGGCGGCTCACGGACAGGGTCAGCCTTGTGATGCCCGACAGGCACGACGTGTCGGCCGCGTTCACGTCGGCGACGCAGGTAGAGGTGGCGCATGGCGACGCGGAGGGTGAGGAGGTGATGGTGCGCCAAGACGGCCGGATCGACGCGTACAGCCTCCGGCGCAGGGTGTGGTCGAGGCTGGACGTCTCCCGCTCGGATCCTTATCCCATGGACGTGTCGCTTCTGGCACACCGGGGGAGCGTTGTGCCGCATGACGTCAGTTTCGGCGAGAAATCACGCCTGCTTCAACATACCATCAACATCCATGGCCACCGCTGCTACTGCCTCTAA